A part of Amycolatopsis lurida genomic DNA contains:
- a CDS encoding class I SAM-dependent methyltransferase, with the protein MEKVRFTEEKATMLATLYGRALDARGDRPILGDKAADEAVKQIDYDFASLGVNPDMGLTVAMRAKPMDDWASAFLREHPDATVVQLGCGMDSRVYRVDPPPSVRWFDVDYPDVVDLRARIYPARDGYRTIGSSVTDFGWLDEIPSDKPGLVIAEGLTMYLRPSEGEELLRRLIAHFPQGGEMVFDIFSRLGIKLQKLNPVVRKAKATLYWGIDEISELERLGLTLVSKLDSTDYATPEVKARISASMRAQLWVAGLFPAFKKMGRILRMRF; encoded by the coding sequence GTGGAGAAGGTCCGGTTCACCGAAGAGAAGGCGACGATGCTCGCCACGCTGTACGGCCGGGCGCTCGACGCCCGCGGCGACCGGCCGATCCTCGGCGACAAGGCCGCCGACGAGGCCGTCAAGCAGATCGACTACGACTTCGCTTCGCTCGGCGTGAACCCCGACATGGGCCTGACCGTCGCGATGCGGGCCAAGCCGATGGACGACTGGGCCTCGGCGTTCCTGAGGGAACACCCGGACGCGACCGTCGTCCAGCTCGGCTGCGGGATGGACAGCCGCGTGTACCGCGTCGACCCGCCGCCTTCGGTGCGGTGGTTCGACGTCGACTACCCCGACGTCGTCGACCTGCGCGCCCGGATCTACCCCGCGCGGGACGGCTACCGGACCATCGGCTCGTCCGTGACCGACTTCGGGTGGCTCGACGAGATCCCGTCGGACAAACCCGGGCTGGTGATCGCGGAGGGGCTGACGATGTACCTGCGGCCGTCCGAAGGCGAGGAATTGCTGAGGCGGCTGATCGCGCATTTCCCGCAAGGCGGCGAAATGGTCTTCGACATCTTCAGCAGGCTGGGGATCAAACTGCAGAAGCTGAATCCCGTGGTCCGCAAGGCCAAGGCGACGCTGTACTGGGGCATCGACGAGATCTCCGAACTGGAACGGCTCGGCTTGACACTCGTGTCGAAACTCGACTCGACGGATTACGCGACGCCCGAAGTGAAGGCGCGGATCTCGGCGTCGATGCGGGCGCAGTTGTGGGTCGCGGGACTGTTCCCGGCGTTCAAGAAGATGGGGCGGATCCTGCGAATGCGGTTCTGA
- a CDS encoding FBP domain-containing protein: MEPLDQDEIRASFVNCTRGEAKGVTLPARPEEIPWEKREFLGWRDPKAASRAYLVLPYRGEIVGLSLRAAPRPKGRVLLSNMCGLCTTTHPMSDIALFSGRRAGKSGREGNTLGIYACANLACSQYIRGELQSDVPQPFESLTLEERVFRLEDKLHRFVERVLESR; this comes from the coding sequence ATGGAACCGCTGGACCAGGACGAGATCAGAGCGTCCTTCGTGAACTGCACCCGAGGTGAGGCCAAAGGGGTCACGCTGCCCGCCCGGCCCGAAGAGATCCCTTGGGAGAAAAGGGAATTCCTCGGCTGGCGCGATCCGAAGGCCGCCTCCAGGGCGTATCTCGTGCTGCCGTACCGCGGGGAAATCGTCGGGCTGTCCCTGCGGGCGGCTCCCCGGCCGAAGGGCCGTGTCCTGCTGAGCAACATGTGCGGCCTGTGCACCACGACACATCCGATGTCGGACATCGCGCTGTTCTCCGGCCGTCGCGCCGGGAAATCCGGGCGCGAGGGGAACACGCTCGGCATCTACGCGTGCGCGAACCTCGCGTGCAGTCAGTACATCCGCGGCGAGCTGCAGTCGGACGTGCCGCAGCCGTTCGAGTCCCTGACGCTGGAGGAGCGTGTCTTCCGGCTTGAGGACAAGCTGCACCGGTTCGTCGAGCGGGTGCTGGAGTCACGCTGA
- a CDS encoding adenylate/guanylate cyclase domain-containing protein, translating to MSSRFRLVLRTSLGFAALGVGSSVCGAGVVALLLLLQGLPSEVGDRGWILGVTAAGIVALSLIVGTLWTAWLQRRTAVWFVFGRPPTKAEAELALRLPVDMGIVSGTLWLIGTIVLGALARVLGSWMDALGMALVIGLGGLTTVGLTYLAAEWVARPVMTIALKVTPPKGTLRVTVRTRVVVTWSLASGVPFLGVLLVAAPPDLGQGDHVASLIMLSAIGLGVGAIGTGLLAKAVATPLHRLRVALDEIARGNKEIVVEVDDSSEIGLLQTSVNDLAAGLREQERMRDLFGRHVGDEVARHALEYGASLSGDVREVTALFVDVVDSTALASRTPPEELVKTLNRFFTSVVHAVGARGGLVNKFQGDAALCVFGAPTRLADAPTAALSAARAIRDAVQETGELDLGIGVASGRVFAGQLGTSSRFEYTVIGDAVNEAARLTEYAKSADGRILASEAVLEAALENERSHWKPYAELELRGRQEPTHAWEASVLSPE from the coding sequence ATGTCGAGCCGGTTCCGGCTGGTGCTCAGGACCAGTCTCGGCTTCGCCGCGCTCGGCGTCGGATCCAGCGTGTGCGGCGCCGGTGTGGTCGCGTTGCTGCTGCTCCTGCAGGGCCTGCCGAGCGAGGTCGGCGATCGCGGCTGGATCCTCGGTGTCACCGCGGCCGGCATCGTCGCGCTGTCGCTGATCGTCGGCACCTTGTGGACGGCGTGGCTCCAGCGGCGCACGGCGGTGTGGTTCGTGTTCGGCCGCCCGCCGACCAAGGCCGAGGCCGAACTGGCGCTCCGGCTCCCGGTCGACATGGGGATCGTCAGCGGCACCCTCTGGCTGATCGGCACGATCGTGCTCGGCGCGCTCGCGCGGGTGCTCGGGTCCTGGATGGACGCGCTCGGGATGGCGCTGGTGATCGGGCTCGGCGGGCTGACCACGGTCGGCCTCACCTATCTCGCCGCGGAATGGGTCGCGCGGCCGGTGATGACGATCGCGCTCAAGGTGACCCCGCCGAAGGGGACGCTCAGGGTCACCGTGCGCACCAGGGTGGTCGTCACCTGGTCGCTGGCGAGCGGCGTGCCGTTCCTCGGGGTGCTGCTGGTGGCCGCCCCGCCGGACCTCGGCCAGGGCGACCACGTCGCGAGCCTGATCATGCTTTCGGCGATCGGCCTCGGTGTCGGCGCGATCGGGACGGGCCTGCTCGCGAAGGCCGTCGCGACGCCGCTGCACCGGCTGCGGGTCGCTCTCGACGAGATCGCGCGCGGCAACAAGGAGATCGTGGTCGAAGTCGACGATTCCAGCGAGATCGGCCTGCTCCAGACCTCGGTCAACGACCTGGCCGCCGGGCTCCGCGAGCAGGAGCGGATGCGGGATCTCTTCGGCAGGCACGTCGGGGACGAGGTCGCGCGGCACGCGCTCGAGTACGGCGCCTCCCTTTCGGGTGACGTGCGCGAGGTGACGGCGCTGTTCGTCGACGTCGTCGATTCGACGGCCTTGGCGAGCCGCACCCCGCCCGAAGAGCTCGTGAAGACGCTCAACCGGTTCTTCACCAGCGTGGTGCACGCGGTCGGGGCACGCGGCGGGCTGGTCAACAAGTTCCAGGGTGACGCCGCGCTCTGCGTCTTCGGCGCCCCGACCAGGCTCGCGGACGCGCCGACGGCGGCGCTTTCGGCCGCGCGGGCCATCCGGGACGCCGTCCAGGAGACGGGCGAGCTGGACCTCGGCATCGGCGTCGCGAGCGGGCGGGTCTTCGCCGGGCAGCTGGGGACGAGCAGCCGGTTCGAGTACACCGTCATCGGCGACGCGGTGAACGAGGCCGCCCGCCTGACCGAGTACGCGAAATCCGCCGACGGCCGGATCCTGGCGAGCGAGGCGGTGCTCGAGGCGGCGTTGGAGAACGAGCGCTCGCACTGGAAGCCGTACGCGGAACTCGAGCTGCGCGGGCGACAGGAGCCGACGCACGCCTGGGAGGCGAGCGTGCTCAGCCCGGAATGA
- a CDS encoding beta-ketoacyl-ACP synthase III yields the protein MPSSQAAVLAGLGSWLPPRVVGNEEIAQRLDTSDEWIRSRTGIAERRVVDAGTSTVDLAVEAGRRALASAGETAADAVVLATSTADQLCPASAPQVATELGLNGAAAFDVNAVCSGFVYGLATGAGLIAAGIARRVLVIGADVFTSLVDPEDRGTVPIFGDGAGAVLLRAGDPDELGALGAFDLHSEGALAELLWVEAGGAKNRRSDDPRDHYLVMQGQTVFRHACARMAESARTVLDSAGWVVGDIDRFIGHQANIRILQTCAKQLGLAEDVMYSNIEKVGNTSAASIPIALADAAKEGALQPGHRVVMGAFGAGLTWGSTLLRWPDVIPG from the coding sequence GTGCCCTCATCTCAGGCCGCCGTTCTCGCCGGTCTCGGCTCATGGCTGCCTCCGCGCGTGGTGGGCAACGAGGAGATCGCCCAGCGGCTGGACACCTCCGATGAGTGGATCCGCTCGCGGACCGGCATCGCCGAACGCCGGGTCGTCGACGCGGGGACGTCCACTGTGGACCTCGCGGTCGAGGCGGGGCGCCGGGCGCTGGCGTCGGCGGGCGAGACCGCGGCGGACGCCGTCGTGCTCGCGACGTCGACGGCGGACCAGCTGTGCCCGGCCAGCGCGCCCCAGGTCGCGACCGAACTCGGGCTGAACGGCGCCGCCGCGTTCGACGTCAACGCCGTGTGCAGCGGGTTCGTCTACGGGCTCGCCACCGGCGCCGGGCTGATCGCCGCCGGGATCGCGCGGCGGGTGCTGGTGATCGGCGCCGACGTCTTCACCTCGCTCGTCGACCCCGAAGACCGCGGCACGGTGCCGATCTTCGGCGACGGAGCAGGCGCCGTCCTCCTGCGCGCGGGCGACCCTGACGAACTCGGCGCGCTCGGCGCGTTCGACCTGCACAGCGAAGGCGCGCTCGCGGAACTGCTCTGGGTCGAGGCGGGCGGCGCGAAGAACCGCCGCTCGGACGACCCGCGCGACCACTATCTGGTGATGCAGGGCCAGACCGTCTTCCGGCACGCCTGCGCCCGCATGGCCGAATCGGCGCGCACGGTGCTGGACTCCGCGGGCTGGGTGGTCGGCGACATCGACCGGTTCATCGGGCACCAGGCGAACATCCGCATCCTGCAGACCTGTGCGAAGCAGCTCGGGCTCGCGGAGGACGTGATGTACTCGAACATCGAGAAGGTCGGCAACACGAGTGCGGCGTCGATCCCGATCGCGCTGGCCGACGCGGCCAAGGAGGGGGCGCTCCAGCCGGGGCACCGCGTCGTGATGGGTGCCTTCGGCGCCGGGCTGACCTGGGGCTCGACGCTGCTGCGCTGGCCGGACGTCATTCCGGGCTGA
- a CDS encoding Lrp/AsnC family transcriptional regulator: MHTPDLDRMDIAILACLQSDARTIAEHIGAKVGLSAAAVQRRIKRLRETGVIEREVAVLSPRALGLSMTFVVMVEMERENLAVLDGFRRQVLADDNVQQCYYVTGNADFVLVVTCRDMADFETFTRRMFFDNPNVRHFTTSVAMDRVKTGLTLPLEP, from the coding sequence GTGCACACACCCGACCTCGACCGCATGGACATCGCCATCCTCGCCTGCCTCCAGTCCGACGCCCGCACGATCGCCGAACACATCGGCGCGAAGGTGGGCCTGTCCGCGGCCGCGGTTCAGCGGCGGATCAAGCGGCTGCGCGAGACCGGGGTGATCGAACGCGAGGTGGCGGTGCTGTCGCCGCGGGCGCTCGGGCTGTCGATGACGTTCGTGGTGATGGTCGAGATGGAACGCGAGAACCTCGCGGTCCTCGACGGGTTCCGGCGTCAGGTGCTCGCGGACGACAACGTCCAGCAGTGTTACTACGTCACCGGCAACGCGGATTTCGTGCTCGTGGTGACCTGCCGGGACATGGCGGATTTCGAGACGTTCACGCGGCGGATGTTCTTCGACAATCCGAACGTGCGGCACTTCACGACATCGGTGGCGATGGACCGGGTCAAGACCGGACTGACGCTGCCACTGGAGCCCTGA
- a CDS encoding SsgA family sporulation/cell division regulator: MHTDAIHQSQFVLLNNSSTPVLSRLSFHAGEPFAVTVSFRTERGRWVEWTFARELLVTGLTDPAGLGDVRVRPDLSEDEALLTLEIESPDGYASFELEREDVETFLESTYELVPLGSESEHFDVEALIEEISNV; encoded by the coding sequence GTGCACACCGACGCAATTCACCAGAGCCAGTTCGTTCTGCTGAACAACAGCAGCACGCCCGTTCTTTCCCGCCTGTCCTTCCACGCCGGCGAACCGTTCGCGGTCACCGTGTCGTTCCGGACGGAGCGCGGCCGGTGGGTCGAGTGGACCTTCGCGCGTGAGCTGCTCGTCACCGGCCTCACCGACCCCGCCGGTCTCGGTGACGTCCGCGTCCGCCCCGACCTCTCGGAGGACGAGGCGCTGCTGACGCTCGAAATCGAGTCGCCCGACGGTTACGCGTCGTTCGAGCTCGAGCGTGAGGACGTCGAGACGTTCCTCGAGTCCACGTACGAGCTCGTCCCGCTCGGCTCCGAGAGCGAGCACTTCGACGTCGAAGCGCTGATCGAGGAGATCAGCAACGTCTGA
- a CDS encoding S1 family peptidase, translating into MKITKLLGVAATAALATGALVTGTPAAASSETPLNQEMVPALQRDLGLTAGQALARIQSETAAGKLEQSLASALAGSFGGASYNEATGKLRVGVTDAAKLGQVLASGAEAELVRFSAAQLDSTVDKLNAGERAADGAITGWGVDTKTNRVTVNVLPGKSGVVDSYLEKTKVDKAAVAVVETTSVPTLKYDVRGGDAYYINGSSRCSIGFSVNGGFLTAGHCGPGTVTGYNRVAMGSFARASFPGNDYGHVRVNSNWVPRGVINNGTRVSGSTEAATGASVCKSGSTTGWTCGTVGAKNQTVRYAEGTVYGMTATNVRSQAGDSGGSFIAGNQAQGMLSGGNSSVTYFFPVRPALSATGTSLVLG; encoded by the coding sequence ATGAAGATCACGAAGCTCCTCGGTGTGGCCGCCACGGCAGCACTGGCCACCGGTGCGCTCGTCACGGGTACCCCCGCGGCAGCGTCCTCGGAAACTCCGCTCAATCAGGAAATGGTTCCCGCCCTGCAACGGGACCTCGGTCTGACCGCCGGTCAGGCACTCGCCCGGATCCAGAGCGAGACCGCCGCCGGCAAGCTCGAACAGTCGCTCGCTTCGGCGCTCGCCGGCAGCTTCGGCGGCGCCAGCTACAACGAGGCCACCGGCAAGCTCCGCGTCGGCGTCACGGACGCGGCGAAGCTGGGGCAGGTCCTCGCCAGTGGCGCGGAAGCGGAACTCGTGCGCTTCTCGGCCGCCCAGCTGGATTCCACTGTGGACAAACTGAACGCGGGTGAGCGCGCGGCGGACGGCGCGATCACCGGCTGGGGTGTCGACACCAAGACCAACCGCGTGACGGTGAACGTCCTGCCGGGCAAGAGCGGCGTCGTCGACTCGTACCTGGAGAAGACCAAGGTGGACAAGGCCGCCGTCGCGGTGGTCGAGACCACTTCGGTGCCGACCCTGAAGTACGACGTCCGCGGTGGCGACGCCTACTACATCAACGGCTCTTCGCGCTGCTCGATCGGCTTCTCGGTCAACGGCGGCTTCCTCACCGCCGGGCACTGCGGCCCGGGCACGGTGACCGGCTACAACCGGGTCGCGATGGGCTCGTTCGCCCGCGCCAGCTTCCCCGGCAACGACTACGGCCACGTCCGGGTCAACAGCAACTGGGTGCCGCGCGGGGTCATCAACAACGGCACCCGGGTGAGCGGCTCGACCGAGGCGGCCACCGGCGCGTCGGTCTGCAAGTCGGGGTCGACCACCGGCTGGACCTGCGGCACCGTCGGCGCCAAGAACCAGACCGTCCGCTACGCCGAAGGCACGGTCTACGGCATGACCGCCACCAACGTCCGCTCGCAGGCGGGCGACTCCGGCGGCTCGTTCATCGCGGGCAACCAGGCCCAGGGCATGTTGTCCGGCGGCAACAGCTCGGTGACGTACTTCTTCCCGGTGCGGCCGGCGTTGTCCGCGACCGGGACCTCCCTGGTCCTCGGCTGA
- a CDS encoding helix-turn-helix transcriptional regulator: MWLATPRPTSVSVRAGSTALVGRDVEVSAIVKILLRRPAAVLIEGEPGMGRSRLLDELAGRREFAATRVLRGACQPMREPFPFGPVLEALRSAGDRPLGPLSPVAGVLRPLLPELAESLPPQPEPLTDPCAERHRQFRAVRELLIACGPALVLIDDLQWADEGTRDLMRFLAAAMPAELAVVAAYRTGSPSGHGGAGIPFRTPPNVQTARVTLGPLDVEAVGKLAEELLDLPRVSAPFVAKLHESTAGIPFVVEETLRALRDAAGRLPIGEVLSDRLLESLEVPISLREAITERLEALPEPAVRLARAAAVLAVPSEPSVIGELACLDGDALRAALLSTLDGGVLGELGGDRYGFRHPLARKAVYDTVSGPERTLLHSRAIQVLAGQPVPPLTLLANHSRAAGRTEQWRHYAEAAADEAIAHGDTSRAIDLLQSVLAEAGLGEDDIARLATKLSQVALRGFRPDVIETLERILEDLTDLRPSVRGTIRLSLGMLLVRTIGRLGRGRVEVEKAITELVDEPELAARGINLLAQPIDGLTPLSWHEVWMERAREVFGRIEDPELRLALLGDRISTQAHIGDGSAWTEFTELPDQGSGVAERVQLARLWCNLADAQSWAGHLTRAEKLVTEGIRRATDAGALYAAGLAQGTRVRLDWVRGDWSGLAETTEQLRDAYPDLGPIVMECSLVLGGLSAVRGEFAAAQRHLAAASVHAPEHGPIPVVLSAAGVLIRVLLATDDVDGACAAADNAVAAARRKGVWVWAAALVPAAAEAYTRAGRWSEADAVVEEFARGIEGKDSPVSRVALLAGRAILLDARGKHPAAATVFDEAAAGYEALPMPYQAIGARERAALSRLNAGRHTPGDRKAIEELAAAAEAYERLGATRDAGRCRHQLREHGAWAPSQRGRRGYGQELSPRELEVARMLSDGRTNREIADGLFLSPRTVEQHVAKVLRKLGARSRTDVARRMTTYAPASADR, translated from the coding sequence ATGTGGCTTGCCACCCCTCGCCCGACCTCGGTTTCGGTCCGCGCCGGATCGACGGCGCTCGTGGGCCGCGACGTCGAGGTCTCGGCGATCGTGAAGATCCTGCTGCGCCGTCCCGCCGCCGTGCTGATCGAAGGCGAACCCGGGATGGGCCGCAGCAGGCTGCTCGACGAGCTGGCCGGACGCCGTGAATTCGCGGCCACCCGGGTGCTCCGGGGTGCCTGCCAGCCGATGCGCGAGCCGTTCCCGTTCGGACCGGTGCTCGAAGCGCTGCGTTCGGCAGGCGACCGGCCGCTCGGTCCGCTCAGCCCGGTCGCCGGGGTGCTGAGACCCTTGCTGCCCGAACTGGCCGAAAGCCTTCCGCCCCAACCGGAACCGCTCACCGACCCGTGCGCCGAACGGCACCGCCAGTTCCGCGCCGTCCGCGAACTCCTGATCGCCTGCGGGCCCGCGCTCGTCCTGATCGACGACCTCCAGTGGGCCGACGAAGGCACCCGTGACCTCATGCGGTTCCTCGCCGCGGCCATGCCCGCCGAACTGGCCGTCGTCGCGGCGTACCGGACCGGCTCGCCGTCGGGACACGGCGGCGCGGGCATCCCCTTCCGCACCCCGCCGAACGTCCAGACCGCCCGCGTGACGCTGGGCCCGCTCGACGTCGAAGCCGTCGGGAAGCTGGCCGAAGAACTGCTGGACCTGCCGCGGGTTTCCGCACCGTTCGTCGCGAAGCTCCACGAAAGCACCGCCGGGATCCCGTTCGTGGTCGAGGAGACCCTGCGGGCGTTGCGGGACGCGGCCGGACGCCTGCCGATCGGGGAAGTGCTGAGCGACCGGCTGCTGGAAAGCCTCGAGGTCCCGATCTCCCTGCGTGAGGCCATCACCGAACGGCTCGAAGCACTGCCGGAGCCCGCCGTCCGGCTGGCCCGCGCGGCGGCGGTGCTCGCCGTCCCGTCCGAGCCGTCGGTGATCGGCGAACTCGCGTGTCTCGACGGCGACGCGCTCCGCGCGGCCCTTTTGTCCACTTTGGATGGCGGTGTCCTCGGCGAACTCGGCGGAGACCGGTACGGCTTCCGGCATCCGTTGGCCCGCAAGGCGGTCTACGACACGGTGAGCGGCCCGGAGCGCACCCTGCTGCATTCGCGCGCGATCCAGGTGCTCGCCGGTCAGCCGGTCCCGCCGCTCACCCTGCTGGCGAACCACTCGCGCGCGGCGGGGCGGACGGAACAGTGGCGCCATTACGCCGAAGCCGCCGCCGACGAGGCCATCGCCCACGGTGACACGTCGCGGGCCATCGACCTGCTCCAGTCCGTGCTCGCCGAGGCGGGGCTCGGTGAGGACGACATCGCCCGGCTGGCCACGAAGCTCAGCCAGGTCGCGCTTCGCGGGTTCCGCCCGGACGTCATCGAGACACTGGAGCGGATCCTCGAAGACCTCACCGACCTGCGCCCGAGCGTGCGCGGGACGATCCGGCTCAGCCTCGGGATGCTGCTGGTCCGCACGATCGGTCGCCTCGGCCGCGGCCGGGTCGAGGTGGAGAAGGCGATCACCGAACTGGTCGACGAGCCGGAACTGGCCGCCCGCGGGATCAACCTGCTCGCCCAGCCGATCGACGGGCTGACCCCGTTGTCCTGGCACGAGGTCTGGATGGAGCGGGCCCGCGAGGTCTTCGGCCGGATCGAAGACCCGGAACTGCGGCTCGCGCTCCTCGGCGACCGGATCTCCACCCAGGCGCATATCGGCGACGGGTCGGCCTGGACCGAGTTCACCGAACTGCCCGATCAGGGAAGCGGGGTCGCCGAGCGGGTCCAGCTGGCGCGCCTGTGGTGCAACCTCGCCGACGCGCAGTCCTGGGCAGGCCATCTGACCAGGGCGGAAAAGCTGGTCACGGAAGGGATCCGCCGGGCGACCGACGCCGGCGCGCTCTACGCCGCCGGGCTCGCGCAGGGCACCCGCGTCCGGCTCGACTGGGTGCGCGGCGACTGGTCCGGCCTCGCGGAGACCACCGAACAGCTGCGCGACGCCTATCCCGACCTGGGCCCGATCGTCATGGAGTGCTCGCTCGTCCTCGGCGGGTTGTCCGCCGTTCGCGGGGAATTCGCCGCCGCGCAACGACATCTGGCCGCGGCGAGCGTCCACGCCCCGGAACACGGGCCCATCCCCGTCGTCCTCTCGGCCGCCGGGGTCCTGATCCGGGTGCTCCTCGCGACGGACGACGTCGACGGCGCGTGCGCGGCGGCCGACAACGCCGTCGCGGCGGCCCGGCGCAAGGGCGTCTGGGTGTGGGCGGCGGCGCTGGTCCCCGCCGCGGCCGAGGCCTACACGCGGGCCGGGCGCTGGTCGGAGGCGGACGCCGTGGTCGAGGAATTCGCCCGCGGGATCGAAGGCAAGGACTCGCCGGTCTCCCGGGTCGCGCTGCTCGCCGGCCGGGCGATCCTGCTCGACGCGCGCGGCAAACATCCCGCCGCGGCAACGGTTTTCGACGAGGCGGCGGCAGGCTACGAGGCATTGCCGATGCCGTATCAGGCGATCGGCGCACGGGAGCGCGCGGCGCTGTCCCGGCTCAACGCGGGCCGTCACACCCCGGGCGACCGCAAGGCGATCGAGGAGCTCGCGGCGGCCGCGGAGGCCTACGAGCGGCTCGGCGCGACCAGGGACGCCGGCCGCTGCCGCCACCAGCTGCGGGAACACGGGGCGTGGGCCCCCTCACAGCGCGGACGGCGCGGCTACGGCCAGGAGCTTTCGCCCCGGGAACTCGAGGTCGCGCGGATGCTTTCCGACGGACGGACGAATCGGGAGATAGCGGACGGATTGTTCCTTTCGCCGCGTACGGTCGAACAGCACGTCGCCAAGGTGCTGCGGAAACTCGGGGCCCGGTCGCGGACGGACGTGGCGCGCCGGATGACGACTTACGCGCCCGCTTCCGCCGACCGCTGA
- a CDS encoding ESX secretion-associated protein EspG, whose translation MAERADFALGTVEATVVGQALGVDVRLFPLRVRNTSIDPERYATVIRKVYTDLEQRRLSINGELNKAVRTAFALLGNHRITVSINGIDGIGQDIAVLALTDGRQALGITQAHGEDLLQFALFSDEELVEVLSGVLPRMRPASTGRRTIVQKEERAVSAMTARRQAEAEFDEEETNAFGNLQFTGVVRARPEAPARRTDESDVEVLEKVLSGPRLGGGYIIVSGIGRRGERLRSTPLSWLDTEDGRYLVRTETDEASGAVIGHYDPASQSGVANAIRDAIADIY comes from the coding sequence ATGGCTGAGCGAGCCGATTTCGCGCTGGGGACGGTAGAGGCGACCGTGGTCGGGCAGGCGCTGGGCGTCGACGTCCGGCTGTTTCCCTTGCGTGTCCGCAACACTTCGATCGACCCGGAGCGCTACGCCACGGTCATCCGGAAGGTCTACACCGACCTCGAACAGCGCCGCCTGTCGATCAACGGCGAGCTGAACAAGGCCGTCCGCACCGCGTTCGCGCTGCTGGGGAACCACCGGATCACCGTCTCGATCAACGGTATCGACGGCATCGGCCAGGACATCGCCGTTCTCGCCCTCACCGACGGCAGGCAGGCGCTCGGCATCACGCAGGCTCACGGCGAAGACCTCCTGCAGTTCGCGCTCTTCTCCGACGAAGAGCTGGTCGAGGTCCTCTCCGGCGTGCTGCCGCGGATGCGCCCCGCGTCGACCGGCCGCCGCACGATCGTGCAGAAGGAGGAGCGCGCCGTCTCCGCGATGACCGCGCGCCGTCAGGCCGAGGCCGAGTTCGACGAAGAAGAGACCAACGCGTTCGGCAACCTCCAGTTCACCGGCGTCGTCCGCGCCCGGCCGGAGGCCCCGGCCCGGCGCACCGACGAGAGCGACGTCGAGGTCTTGGAGAAGGTGCTGTCCGGGCCCCGGCTCGGCGGCGGGTACATCATCGTGAGCGGGATCGGCCGCCGCGGCGAACGGCTCCGGTCGACGCCGCTGAGCTGGCTCGACACCGAAGACGGCCGGTACCTGGTCCGGACCGAGACCGACGAAGCCTCCGGTGCCGTGATCGGTCACTACGACCCGGCGAGTCAGTCGGGCGTGGCGAACGCGATCCGGGACGCCATCGCTGACATCTACTGA
- a CDS encoding type VII secretion target, with product MTASFEVDPDDLTAHASHLEGLVDRLNTAHGATGSAMSSDAYGLLCAFLPPIVNPAGERAAETIKAAAEGIQSTADNVRTAAKSYVDGDKTNAEPFKADFKALDIGGKQ from the coding sequence GTGACGGCTTCGTTCGAGGTCGATCCGGACGACCTGACCGCGCACGCGAGCCATCTCGAAGGGCTCGTCGACCGGCTGAACACCGCGCACGGCGCGACCGGCTCGGCGATGTCTTCGGACGCGTACGGCCTGCTGTGCGCGTTCCTGCCGCCGATCGTCAATCCGGCGGGTGAACGCGCGGCGGAGACGATCAAGGCGGCTGCGGAAGGCATCCAGTCAACGGCGGACAACGTCCGCACCGCGGCCAAGTCCTATGTAGACGGTGACAAGACCAACGCGGAACCGTTCAAGGCGGACTTCAAGGCCCTGGACATCGGAGGAAAGCAGTGA
- a CDS encoding YbaB/EbfC family nucleoid-associated protein: MTGGNELGELMLDPDEAQRKMDRWAAGLEEKAQRYAAAQERTEQLRLTASSPDGAVKITVGADGGVTDIEFGNKARTYPLEELSRQILQTMHKAQSGIAGQVAEVMQESLGDEDQETRALMIGTLRSRFPEMEEEESSDPPAPPAPSADTPPAPRDKRHEAPDDEENSPW, encoded by the coding sequence GTGACCGGCGGGAACGAGCTCGGCGAGCTCATGCTGGACCCCGACGAGGCCCAGCGCAAAATGGACCGATGGGCCGCGGGGCTGGAAGAGAAGGCCCAGCGCTACGCGGCCGCGCAGGAGCGGACGGAGCAGCTGCGGCTGACCGCTTCCAGCCCCGACGGCGCCGTCAAGATCACCGTCGGGGCGGACGGCGGCGTGACGGACATCGAGTTCGGGAACAAGGCCAGGACGTATCCGCTGGAGGAGCTGTCGCGGCAGATCCTCCAGACCATGCACAAGGCGCAGTCCGGGATCGCGGGCCAGGTCGCCGAGGTCATGCAGGAATCGCTCGGCGACGAGGACCAGGAGACCAGGGCGCTGATGATCGGCACCCTGCGCAGCCGCTTCCCCGAGATGGAAGAGGAAGAGTCCTCGGACCCGCCCGCTCCCCCCGCGCCGTCCGCCGACACGCCGCCCGCGCCTCGCGACAAGCGTCACGAAGCGCCGGACGACGAGGAAAACTCGCCCTGGTGA